The following coding sequences lie in one Spea bombifrons isolate aSpeBom1 chromosome 5, aSpeBom1.2.pri, whole genome shotgun sequence genomic window:
- the LOC128498070 gene encoding beta-Ala-His dipeptidase-like isoform X2 codes for MLPFGTDASEKLQEDLFTYIDTHQDEFVQNLKDWLAVPSDSSNPELRGEVIRMMNITADRIRDLGATVELVDMGSEKLHDGQSIPFPPAILAELGNDTTKATVCFYGHTDVQPAKKEDGWNTDPYTMTEINGNLYGRGATDNKGPVLAWINAIDTYRALKQDIPINIKFIIEGVEETGSPGLEDLIKKNSNFFADVDYIVISDNVWLSRKPALTYGTRGNAYFFVEVESGKKDLHSGTFGGIIHEAMRDLVYLLANLVDSSGHILIPGIYDDVAPLTEEEKRLYENIDFDLEEHKNNTGVETFLYSTKEEILQHMWRFPSLTIHGIEGAFSGTGTKTVIPSKVIGKFSIRQVPNMQIPVVEKLVKKYLEEVFAKLHSPNKLTVSLEIGAMPWVANVKDPQYEAARSAIKKVFGVIPDMIRDGSTIPLAKIFQDLTKKSVMMLPIGGADDGEHSQNEKISRSNYIQGTKLFATFFEELSKLHEDLFAKSDPKKVKISQLIGS; via the exons ATGCTGCCGTTCGGAACAGATGCATCTGAGAAACTGCAAGAAGACCTTTTCACTTACATTGACACACATCAGGATGAGTTTGTTCAG AACCTTAAAGACTGGTTGGCTGTTCCAAGTGATTCAAGTAATCCTGAACTACGTGGAGAAGTGATCAGGATGATGAACATCACAGCTGATAGGATCCGAGATCTTGGAGCCACTGTGGAGTTAGTAGATATGGGCTCTGAAAAG TTGCATGACGGGCAGAGTATTCCCTTTCCCCCAGCGATCCTAGCTGAGCTTGGTAATGACACTACCAAAGCCACCGTGTGTTTTTATGGACACACTGATGTCCAACCTGCTAAAAAAGAAGATGGTTGGAACACCGATCCTTATACGATGACTGAAATCAATG GAAACCTATATGGACGTGGTGCTACTGATAACAAAGGTCCGGTGTTAGCCTGGATAAACGCCATAGATACGTACAGAGCTCTGAAACAG gacattccaataaatattaaattcatCATCGAAGGGGTTGAAGAAACAGGCTCTCCTGGTCTAGAAGATCTAATTAAGAAgaacagtaatttttttgctgaTGTGGATTATATTGTGATTTCTGATAACGTGTGGCTCAGTCGAAAACCAGCTTTGACATATGGAACACGTGGCAATGCCTACTTCTTTGTTGAG GTAGAAAGTGGTAAAAAGGATTTGCATTCCGGAACATTTGGAGGAATCATACATGAAGCAATGAGGGATCTAGTATATCTCTTAG CCAACCTAGTGGACTCTTCCGGCCATATTCTAATCCCTGGCATATATGATGACGTAGCTCCTTTGACAGAGGAAGAAAAACGATTATACGAGAACATAGATTTCGACTTGGaggaacataaaaataacacaggTGTGGAAACATTCCTGTACAGCACTAAG GAAGAAATACTTCAGCATATGTGGCGGTTTCCTAGCCTCACTATCCATGGAATTGAAGGGGCTTTTTCTGgaacaggaaccaaaacagtGATACCCTCAAAAGTCATAGGGAAATTCTCCATACGGCAGGTTCCCAACATGCAGATTCCGGTGGTAGAGAAACTG GTGAAAAAATATCTTGAAGAGGTGTTTGCAAAGTTACATAGTCCAAACAAATTAACAGTGTCTCTGGAAATAGGGGCAATGCCCTGGGTGGCAAATGTCAAAGATCCCCAGTATGAAGCAGCTAGAAGTGCGATTAAAAAAG TATTTGGTGTGATACCTGATATGATCAGAGACGGCTCAACAATTCCATTAGCTAAAATATTCCAAGATTTAACAAAAAAGAGTGTGATGATGCTTCCAATTGGTGGAGCTGATGATGGCGAACACTcgcaaaatgagaaaataagcAG atcTAATTATATTCAGGGGACAAAGCTGTTTGCAACATTCTTCGAGGAGCTGTCAAAACTTCATGAAGATTTATTTGCAAAATCAGATCCCAAAAAGGTCAAGATTTCCCAGCTCATTGGAAGTTAA
- the LOC128498070 gene encoding beta-Ala-His dipeptidase-like isoform X1 produces the protein MSRRHENMMQFSLRLYPFSLVTFLCLIMLPFGTDASEKLQEDLFTYIDTHQDEFVQNLKDWLAVPSDSSNPELRGEVIRMMNITADRIRDLGATVELVDMGSEKLHDGQSIPFPPAILAELGNDTTKATVCFYGHTDVQPAKKEDGWNTDPYTMTEINGNLYGRGATDNKGPVLAWINAIDTYRALKQDIPINIKFIIEGVEETGSPGLEDLIKKNSNFFADVDYIVISDNVWLSRKPALTYGTRGNAYFFVEVESGKKDLHSGTFGGIIHEAMRDLVYLLANLVDSSGHILIPGIYDDVAPLTEEEKRLYENIDFDLEEHKNNTGVETFLYSTKEEILQHMWRFPSLTIHGIEGAFSGTGTKTVIPSKVIGKFSIRQVPNMQIPVVEKLVKKYLEEVFAKLHSPNKLTVSLEIGAMPWVANVKDPQYEAARSAIKKVFGVIPDMIRDGSTIPLAKIFQDLTKKSVMMLPIGGADDGEHSQNEKISRSNYIQGTKLFATFFEELSKLHEDLFAKSDPKKVKISQLIGS, from the exons ATGAGCAGAAGACACGAAAATATGATGCAATTCTCCTTGAGACTTTACCCCTTTTCTCTG GTGACATTTTTGTGTCTGATCATGCTGCCGTTCGGAACAGATGCATCTGAGAAACTGCAAGAAGACCTTTTCACTTACATTGACACACATCAGGATGAGTTTGTTCAG AACCTTAAAGACTGGTTGGCTGTTCCAAGTGATTCAAGTAATCCTGAACTACGTGGAGAAGTGATCAGGATGATGAACATCACAGCTGATAGGATCCGAGATCTTGGAGCCACTGTGGAGTTAGTAGATATGGGCTCTGAAAAG TTGCATGACGGGCAGAGTATTCCCTTTCCCCCAGCGATCCTAGCTGAGCTTGGTAATGACACTACCAAAGCCACCGTGTGTTTTTATGGACACACTGATGTCCAACCTGCTAAAAAAGAAGATGGTTGGAACACCGATCCTTATACGATGACTGAAATCAATG GAAACCTATATGGACGTGGTGCTACTGATAACAAAGGTCCGGTGTTAGCCTGGATAAACGCCATAGATACGTACAGAGCTCTGAAACAG gacattccaataaatattaaattcatCATCGAAGGGGTTGAAGAAACAGGCTCTCCTGGTCTAGAAGATCTAATTAAGAAgaacagtaatttttttgctgaTGTGGATTATATTGTGATTTCTGATAACGTGTGGCTCAGTCGAAAACCAGCTTTGACATATGGAACACGTGGCAATGCCTACTTCTTTGTTGAG GTAGAAAGTGGTAAAAAGGATTTGCATTCCGGAACATTTGGAGGAATCATACATGAAGCAATGAGGGATCTAGTATATCTCTTAG CCAACCTAGTGGACTCTTCCGGCCATATTCTAATCCCTGGCATATATGATGACGTAGCTCCTTTGACAGAGGAAGAAAAACGATTATACGAGAACATAGATTTCGACTTGGaggaacataaaaataacacaggTGTGGAAACATTCCTGTACAGCACTAAG GAAGAAATACTTCAGCATATGTGGCGGTTTCCTAGCCTCACTATCCATGGAATTGAAGGGGCTTTTTCTGgaacaggaaccaaaacagtGATACCCTCAAAAGTCATAGGGAAATTCTCCATACGGCAGGTTCCCAACATGCAGATTCCGGTGGTAGAGAAACTG GTGAAAAAATATCTTGAAGAGGTGTTTGCAAAGTTACATAGTCCAAACAAATTAACAGTGTCTCTGGAAATAGGGGCAATGCCCTGGGTGGCAAATGTCAAAGATCCCCAGTATGAAGCAGCTAGAAGTGCGATTAAAAAAG TATTTGGTGTGATACCTGATATGATCAGAGACGGCTCAACAATTCCATTAGCTAAAATATTCCAAGATTTAACAAAAAAGAGTGTGATGATGCTTCCAATTGGTGGAGCTGATGATGGCGAACACTcgcaaaatgagaaaataagcAG atcTAATTATATTCAGGGGACAAAGCTGTTTGCAACATTCTTCGAGGAGCTGTCAAAACTTCATGAAGATTTATTTGCAAAATCAGATCCCAAAAAGGTCAAGATTTCCCAGCTCATTGGAAGTTAA